A single Dechloromonas denitrificans DNA region contains:
- a CDS encoding DUF2489 domain-containing protein — MHGENAIHFTLGVMSTDSPAYNEAQIKARGELVSLCRAMLANELSFFEGAIRANSLRSTVGTPDHDPDLMAFVAIASETDHLPPLHSQHLWSASALQRLQPEFEKTEIWAKTFAPQACKNLIERFARK, encoded by the coding sequence ATGCATGGCGAAAACGCCATCCACTTCACGTTGGGCGTCATGAGCACGGATTCTCCGGCCTACAACGAGGCGCAGATCAAAGCCCGCGGCGAACTCGTGTCGTTGTGTCGCGCAATGCTGGCAAACGAGCTTTCCTTCTTCGAGGGAGCAATCCGGGCAAATTCTCTTCGTTCCACCGTTGGTACGCCGGACCATGACCCTGACTTAATGGCTTTCGTTGCCATAGCGTCCGAAACTGACCACCTTCCTCCGCTTCATTCTCAGCACCTCTGGTCGGCGAGTGCGCTTCAACGATTGCAACCTGAGTTTGAAAAGACGGAAATTTGGGCAAAGACATTCGCTCCGCAAGCCTGCAAGAATCTCATTGAAAGGTTCGCAAGAAAATGA